The following DNA comes from Mucilaginibacter jinjuensis.
ACTTAGGCTGGCAAATGATGTTCTGGACTGTAGCCGCAGTTGGTATCTTCATTTTACTGGTATTGACCGGCTACTCCAAAAATTTTAAGCAAAAAAACGAGAAACACGCCGATGGTTTCCGTGCCATGTACAAGTCGCTTAAAGAGATCTTTTGCCTGCCACGGGGCTGGCGAACCTACCTTTTTGTGTTTTTTAACGGCATGTTCCATAGTGGCGTTTTCGCGTGGACCGGTTACTTCTTTTACAAAAATTATAACTTTAATGAGAAAGAAATTGGTTTTGCCTTGCTTGGATATGGTATACCAGGATTATTACTTGGGCCATTGCTTGGCAAGCTTGCCGATAAATTTGGCCGCAATAAAATTATCCCGATAGGAATACTTGTCGGTGCTTTATCGGCAATTTTTCTAAGCATGAATTACTCGCTCGCAGCCTCTTGTATTTTTATCGCAACCCTATCGCTGGGCTTCGATTTAACACAACCTTTATACGCAGCAATTATCACAACGCTTTCTCCTAAAAAAGGTGCAGCAACAGGTTTGTTCGCATTCTTTCTCTTCATGGGTTATGGCTTAGGCAGCCTGGTTTTCAGTCTGATCGTTAATATCGGCTTAAATCAAACCTTCAGGTTATTTGGGATAGTTGCAGTTGTTGTCTCCTGTATTGCTGTAAAAGTTTTTAGAAATGCAGCGTAAGTCAGGTGCTGGCAACTGCTCAATGTTTTACAAGGTCTGTAACAACTGTTACCGTACAATATTCATATTCTGTATCTGTATAAATTTTTACAGAATATTTTACTTTGGCTATAAATTAAAGCCGAACAGATATGAGGCTTTAAAAATTATATTTTACCTATTAAATCTACCTAAGAATGAATCTCACAGATAATAATTCACAAGCCCAAAAAGCCAAGGCATTTAAGCTAATGCACCAACAGAGCGGGATATTTGTTGTAGCCAATGCCTGGGATGCAGGTTCGGCAAAAGTGTTAGCATCGCTTGGGTTTAACGCGCTGGCAACCACAAGTGCGGGCCTTGCTTTTTCATTGGGAAAAGTTGACGGCAATGGCCTTGTTTCGCGTGACGAGAGTTTATTAAATGCAAAAGATATTGTTGAAGCGACACATCTGCCTGTATCTGCCGATTTAGAAAATTGTTATGGTGATGATCCTGAATTTTGTGCCGAAACCATCTTGCTTGCTGCAAAAACAGGCTTGGCGGGAGGTTCGATAGAGGATGCAACAGGTAATGATGCAAACCCGATTTATGATTTTGAGCATG
Coding sequences within:
- a CDS encoding MFS transporter, with protein sequence MKSEQQLTANPRAADHTIAPPMFLVGILSLATFIIFFQGFMVAPILPGLAMLFHVSVRHVSFIEPAYLLGYGVATLIYAPLSDKYGRFPIILFSLTCFIVLTACTGFCHSITQMIVLRLLTGLGAGGAAPTTIGWIGDSFPYEKRGHALGIFFGCMAGGMAFGSSAGALLTAHLGWQMMFWTVAAVGIFILLVLTGYSKNFKQKNEKHADGFRAMYKSLKEIFCLPRGWRTYLFVFFNGMFHSGVFAWTGYFFYKNYNFNEKEIGFALLGYGIPGLLLGPLLGKLADKFGRNKIIPIGILVGALSAIFLSMNYSLAASCIFIATLSLGFDLTQPLYAAIITTLSPKKGAATGLFAFFLFMGYGLGSLVFSLIVNIGLNQTFRLFGIVAVVVSCIAVKVFRNAA